The proteins below come from a single Isoptericola dokdonensis DS-3 genomic window:
- the ybaK gene encoding Cys-tRNA(Pro) deacylase, whose protein sequence is MAKKNAQTSHGTPAIVALDRAGVPYTLHPYEHDPASGLSYGLEAAAALGADPAQVFKTLLADVDGALVVGIVPVAGSLDLKALARAVGGKRATMADLAVAQRATGYVVGGISPLGQKQRLRTVLDATATGFDVVYISAGRRGLDLSLAPADLLRLTGGVTADVAR, encoded by the coding sequence GTGGCGAAGAAGAACGCGCAGACCTCCCACGGCACCCCGGCGATCGTCGCGCTCGACCGGGCGGGCGTCCCTTACACCCTGCACCCCTACGAGCACGACCCCGCCTCCGGTCTGAGCTACGGGCTGGAGGCCGCCGCCGCGCTGGGCGCCGACCCCGCCCAGGTGTTCAAGACGCTCCTCGCGGACGTCGACGGCGCGCTCGTCGTCGGGATCGTGCCCGTCGCCGGGAGCCTCGACCTCAAGGCGCTGGCCCGCGCCGTCGGCGGCAAGCGGGCCACGATGGCCGACCTGGCCGTCGCGCAGCGCGCCACCGGGTACGTCGTCGGCGGCATCTCCCCGCTCGGGCAGAAGCAGCGGCTGCGCACCGTGCTGGACGCCACCGCGACCGGGTTCGACGTCGTCTACATCTCGGCCGGACGCCGCGGCCTCGACCTCTCCCTCGCCCCGGCGGACCTGCTGCGGCTCACCGGGGGCGTCACCGCCGACGTCGCCCGCTGA
- a CDS encoding sulfite exporter TauE/SafE family protein produces the protein MLALLVLAILVGGALQRVTGMGFGLVAGPFIVLIVGPLEGVLFVNLAGAIASTVILGRVVRDVEWAKFGWLLASSLVVTVPAALLLRDVSAPVLEITVGAIVILAMTLAVVTSRLRAHGTHVVRPDARWPLTLTGMSSGVGSVAAGIGGPPVAVYAVLSDWEPKKFAATAQPYFAANALAALTAKLVLADASFPALDPWQWVVVMAAILGGLGIGEVLAPRVSAARTRQVLVALAYVGGAATLVRGAVGL, from the coding sequence GTGCTCGCCCTCCTCGTCCTGGCCATCCTCGTCGGCGGGGCGCTCCAGCGTGTGACGGGGATGGGCTTCGGGCTGGTCGCCGGACCGTTCATCGTGCTCATCGTCGGCCCGCTCGAGGGTGTCCTGTTCGTCAACCTCGCGGGCGCGATCGCCTCGACGGTGATCCTCGGGCGCGTGGTGCGCGACGTCGAGTGGGCGAAGTTCGGCTGGCTGCTCGCCTCGTCGCTGGTCGTCACCGTGCCCGCCGCGCTGCTGCTGCGCGACGTCAGCGCCCCGGTCCTGGAGATCACGGTCGGCGCGATCGTGATCCTCGCGATGACGCTCGCCGTGGTCACCTCGCGGCTGCGCGCGCACGGCACCCACGTGGTGCGGCCGGACGCCCGCTGGCCGCTCACGCTGACGGGGATGTCCAGCGGCGTCGGGTCGGTGGCCGCCGGGATCGGCGGCCCGCCCGTGGCCGTCTACGCCGTCCTCAGCGACTGGGAGCCGAAGAAGTTCGCCGCGACCGCCCAGCCGTACTTCGCCGCGAACGCGCTGGCCGCGCTCACCGCCAAGCTGGTCCTCGCCGACGCGTCGTTCCCCGCCCTCGACCCGTGGCAGTGGGTGGTGGTGATGGCGGCGATCCTGGGCGGCCTCGGCATCGGCGAGGTCCTCGCGCCGCGCGTGTCGGCCGCGCGCACCCGTCAGGTGCTCGTCGCGCTGGCGTACGTCGGCGGCGCCGCGACCCTCGTGCGCGGCGCCGTCGGCCTCTGA
- a CDS encoding DEAD/DEAH box helicase, whose product MTATDAAPTTARPAGTLLPYLPAPTGKAPDPDVLFEGFGQWAAGGGRSLYPHQEEALLELMTGSHVVLATPTGSGKSMVAMGAQFAALAARRSGGGGRTYYTAPLKALVSEKFFDLVAAFGSRNVGMMTGDSAVNADAPIICCTAEILANLALRRGAGTPGDDDFIAQVVMDEFHYYGDPQRGWAWQVPLLELPHTQFLLMSATLGDTTRLREDLTERTGRDVAEVADAERPVPLTFSYVLEPLPEVIDELVQTRRAPVYVVHFTQKDAVDRAQALLSSKIATKEEKDAIVAEIGAFRFGTGFGKVLSKYLRSGIGVHHAGMLPKYRRLVERLTQKGLLKVVCGTDTLGVGINVPIRTVLMTSLVKFDGERMRHLSAREFHQIAGRAGRAGFDTLGEVLVMAPEHVIENRKAVAKAGDDPKKLKKIVRKKAPTGSVNWTDSTFERLRDAPPEPLSSRFSVNHAMVLNVLARTRGDGARHDAVDPVEAMRHLLTANHDTDAQQAEHVRQALRIYRSLRVAGVVEKVRVPDASRPAGYRPSVRLVVDLPRDFALNAPLSPFALAAMDLLDVDSPTHALDVVSVIEATLDDPRQILYGQQKKARGEAVAAMKAEGIEYDERMELLEEVSWPKPLADLLGPAFEMYKRSNPWVADAELAPKSVVRDMLEQAMTFAELVSTYALERTEGVVLRYLADAYRAVRQVVPEEHRTEDVAEVVEWLGELVRGVDSSLLDEWERLQNPVDDDADDVVEGELAEAGAEAPARPVTGNPRSFRRLVRNALYRRVELAAREDYDALGRLDAASGWDGDAWADALDALFEAQGDEAIGIGPQSRASALVTILEPGAELPSGALPADSSAVPAGVWWVRQVLDDADGDRDWAITAHVDLAASDEAGAPAVRVLGVGRL is encoded by the coding sequence ATGACTGCCACCGACGCCGCCCCCACGACCGCCCGCCCCGCCGGCACGCTCCTGCCGTACCTGCCCGCCCCCACCGGCAAGGCACCGGACCCGGACGTGCTGTTCGAGGGCTTCGGTCAGTGGGCCGCCGGCGGTGGCCGCAGCCTCTACCCGCACCAGGAGGAGGCGCTGCTCGAGCTCATGACGGGCTCGCACGTCGTCCTGGCGACCCCCACCGGGTCCGGCAAGTCGATGGTCGCGATGGGCGCCCAGTTCGCGGCGCTCGCGGCCCGCCGCTCCGGCGGCGGCGGCCGCACCTACTACACCGCGCCGCTCAAGGCGCTGGTCAGCGAGAAGTTCTTCGACCTCGTCGCGGCGTTCGGCTCGCGCAACGTCGGCATGATGACGGGCGACTCCGCGGTCAACGCCGACGCCCCGATCATCTGCTGCACCGCGGAGATCCTCGCCAACCTCGCGCTGCGCCGCGGCGCCGGCACGCCCGGCGACGACGACTTCATCGCGCAGGTCGTCATGGACGAGTTCCACTACTACGGCGACCCGCAGCGCGGCTGGGCGTGGCAGGTGCCGCTGCTGGAGCTGCCGCACACCCAGTTCCTGCTCATGAGCGCCACCCTCGGGGACACCACGCGGCTGCGCGAGGACCTCACCGAGCGCACGGGCCGTGACGTCGCCGAGGTCGCGGACGCCGAGCGGCCCGTCCCGCTGACCTTCTCCTACGTGCTGGAGCCGCTGCCCGAGGTCATCGACGAGCTCGTCCAGACCCGCCGCGCCCCGGTGTACGTCGTGCACTTCACGCAGAAGGACGCCGTCGACCGGGCGCAGGCGCTGCTCAGCTCGAAGATCGCGACCAAGGAGGAGAAGGACGCGATCGTCGCCGAGATCGGCGCGTTCCGGTTCGGCACCGGGTTCGGCAAGGTGCTGAGCAAGTACCTGCGCTCCGGCATCGGCGTCCACCACGCAGGGATGCTGCCCAAGTACCGGCGGCTCGTCGAACGGCTCACCCAGAAGGGTCTGCTCAAGGTCGTCTGCGGCACCGACACGCTCGGCGTCGGCATCAACGTGCCGATCCGCACCGTGCTCATGACGTCGCTGGTGAAGTTCGACGGCGAGCGGATGCGTCACCTGTCGGCGCGCGAGTTCCACCAGATCGCGGGCCGTGCCGGGCGGGCCGGGTTCGACACGCTCGGCGAGGTGCTCGTCATGGCGCCCGAGCACGTCATCGAGAACCGCAAGGCCGTCGCCAAGGCGGGCGACGACCCGAAGAAGCTGAAGAAGATCGTCCGCAAGAAGGCCCCCACCGGGTCGGTCAACTGGACGGACTCGACGTTCGAGCGGCTGCGGGACGCCCCGCCGGAGCCGCTGTCGAGCCGGTTCTCCGTCAACCACGCGATGGTGCTCAACGTGCTGGCGCGCACCCGCGGCGACGGCGCCCGGCACGACGCCGTCGACCCGGTCGAGGCGATGCGGCACCTGCTCACCGCCAACCACGACACCGACGCCCAGCAGGCCGAGCACGTGCGCCAGGCGCTGCGCATCTACCGGTCGCTGCGCGTCGCGGGCGTCGTGGAGAAGGTCCGCGTGCCCGACGCTTCGCGCCCCGCCGGGTACCGGCCGAGCGTGCGGCTCGTCGTCGACCTGCCCCGCGACTTCGCGCTCAACGCGCCGCTGTCCCCGTTCGCCCTGGCCGCGATGGACCTGCTGGACGTGGACTCGCCCACGCACGCCCTCGACGTCGTCTCCGTCATCGAGGCCACCCTCGACGACCCGCGCCAGATCCTCTACGGCCAGCAGAAGAAGGCACGCGGCGAGGCCGTCGCGGCGATGAAGGCCGAGGGCATCGAGTACGACGAGCGCATGGAGCTGCTCGAGGAGGTGTCCTGGCCGAAGCCGCTGGCGGACCTCCTCGGCCCGGCCTTCGAGATGTACAAGCGCTCGAACCCGTGGGTCGCCGACGCCGAGCTCGCCCCCAAGTCGGTGGTGCGGGACATGCTGGAGCAGGCGATGACGTTCGCCGAGCTCGTCAGCACCTACGCGCTGGAGCGCACCGAGGGCGTGGTGCTGCGCTACCTCGCCGACGCCTACCGCGCGGTGCGCCAGGTCGTGCCCGAGGAGCACCGCACCGAGGACGTCGCGGAGGTCGTCGAGTGGCTCGGTGAGCTGGTGCGCGGCGTCGACTCGTCGCTGCTGGACGAGTGGGAGCGGCTGCAGAACCCGGTCGACGACGACGCCGACGACGTCGTGGAGGGTGAGCTCGCCGAGGCGGGTGCCGAGGCCCCGGCCCGCCCGGTCACGGGCAACCCGCGCTCGTTCCGCCGCCTGGTGCGCAACGCGCTGTACCGCCGGGTCGAGCTCGCCGCCCGCGAGGACTACGACGCCCTGGGCCGGCTCGACGCCGCGTCCGGCTGGGACGGCGACGCGTGGGCCGACGCCCTCGACGCGCTGTTCGAGGCGCAGGGCGACGAGGCGATCGGCATCGGGCCGCAGTCCCGCGCCAGCGCGCTCGTGACGATCCTGGAGCCGGGCGCCGAGCTGCCGTCCGGCGCGCTGCCGGCGGACTCGTCCGCGGTCCCGGCGGGCGTGTGGTGGGTGCGGCAGGTGCTCGACGACGCCGACGGCGACCGCGACTGGGCGATCACCGCCCACGTCGACCTCGCCGCGAGCGACGAGGCGGGCGCACCGGCGGTGCGGGTGCTCGGCGTCGGGCGCCTCTGA
- a CDS encoding lytic polysaccharide monooxygenase, with the protein MRWRSALVGAVVGAAALLAPVALAPAASAHGWITNPPSRQDHCASGAVSFDCGGVKYEPQSVEAPKGSMKCSGDNAGFAILDDTSKPWPRTQIGSSVTMKWKLTAMHATSTWEYFVDGVLHRTFNDNGARPNQIVEHSLDNLPQGNHTILARWNVADTAMAFYSCVDVTVGSGGGNPTPTPTPTDPTPPGDCTGTVWDAGTAYVGGTEVTYQGHVYKAKWWTRGESPASAGQWGVWQDLGAC; encoded by the coding sequence ATGCGATGGCGTTCAGCCCTGGTCGGTGCCGTGGTCGGCGCGGCCGCCCTGCTCGCCCCCGTGGCCCTGGCCCCCGCGGCCTCGGCCCACGGCTGGATCACCAACCCCCCGAGCCGCCAGGACCACTGCGCCAGCGGCGCCGTGTCCTTCGACTGCGGAGGCGTCAAGTACGAGCCCCAGAGCGTCGAGGCCCCCAAGGGCTCGATGAAGTGCTCCGGCGACAACGCCGGGTTCGCGATCCTCGACGACACCTCCAAGCCGTGGCCCCGCACCCAGATCGGTTCCTCGGTGACCATGAAGTGGAAGCTCACGGCCATGCACGCCACGAGCACCTGGGAGTACTTCGTCGACGGCGTGCTGCACCGCACGTTCAACGACAACGGAGCACGCCCGAACCAGATCGTCGAGCACTCGCTCGACAACCTGCCCCAGGGGAACCACACCATCCTCGCGCGCTGGAACGTCGCCGACACCGCGATGGCGTTCTACTCCTGCGTCGACGTCACCGTCGGCAGCGGTGGCGGCAACCCGACCCCCACCCCGACGCCCACCGATCCCACGCCGCCGGGCGACTGCACCGGCACCGTCTGGGACGCCGGCACCGCCTACGTCGGCGGCACGGAGGTCACCTACCAGGGCCACGTCTACAAGGCCAAGTGGTGGACCCGCGGCGAGAGCCCGGCGTCCGCCGGCCAGTGGGGCGTCTGGCAGGACCTCGGAGCCTGTTGA
- a CDS encoding EamA family transporter, producing MTSMAHDAAPGGAPSSTGFRSTTTVGLALAVVSALSFSLSGPLAASLFATGWSPGAVVLVRVATGALVVLPFGIAALRGDWTPVRRSWRIVVAYGALGVAGAQFCYFAAIQHMQVGPALLIEYTAPAAVVGWFWVRHGQRPGGLTLLGVGLAAAGLVLVLDLSGAAPSPVGVAWSLGAMVGAATYFVINARADTGLPPLTLAAGGLTVGTVLLGTLGAVGLLPLTVAAEPATLGGATVPVGVVLGALGLVTAGLAYVSGIAAGRRLGARRASFVGLLEVVSAVVLAWLLLGELPAPVQLLGGLLVLGGVVAVQQGEAATARRAVPVAVTPVA from the coding sequence ATGACATCGATGGCGCATGACGCCGCCCCGGGGGGCGCGCCCTCCTCGACCGGATTCCGGTCCACGACGACCGTCGGCCTGGCCCTCGCCGTCGTCTCCGCGCTCAGCTTCAGCCTGTCCGGCCCACTGGCCGCGAGCCTCTTCGCCACCGGGTGGTCGCCCGGCGCCGTCGTGCTCGTGCGCGTGGCCACCGGGGCGCTGGTCGTCCTGCCGTTCGGCATCGCCGCCCTCCGCGGCGACTGGACGCCCGTGCGCCGGAGCTGGCGGATCGTCGTCGCCTACGGTGCGCTCGGCGTCGCCGGCGCCCAGTTCTGCTACTTCGCCGCCATCCAGCACATGCAGGTCGGGCCGGCGCTGCTCATCGAGTACACGGCGCCCGCGGCCGTCGTCGGCTGGTTCTGGGTCCGCCACGGTCAGCGCCCGGGCGGCCTGACGCTGCTCGGCGTCGGCCTGGCCGCCGCCGGCCTGGTGCTCGTGCTCGACCTGTCGGGCGCGGCACCCTCGCCCGTGGGCGTGGCCTGGTCGCTCGGCGCCATGGTGGGTGCGGCGACCTACTTCGTCATCAACGCCCGGGCCGACACGGGCCTGCCCCCGCTCACCCTCGCCGCGGGCGGGCTCACCGTCGGCACGGTGCTGCTGGGCACTCTCGGCGCCGTCGGCCTCCTGCCCCTGACGGTCGCGGCCGAGCCCGCCACCCTCGGCGGCGCCACCGTGCCGGTCGGCGTGGTGCTCGGCGCGCTCGGCCTGGTCACCGCCGGGCTCGCCTACGTCTCGGGCATCGCCGCCGGACGCCGGCTCGGCGCGCGGCGGGCGTCCTTCGTCGGGCTGCTCGAGGTGGTCTCCGCCGTCGTGCTCGCCTGGCTCCTGCTCGGCGAGCTGCCCGCCCCCGTCCAGCTGCTCGGCGGACTGCTGGTGCTCGGCGGCGTCGTCGCCGTCCAGCAGGGCGAGGCCGCCACGGCCCGCCGGGCGGTCCCGGTCGCGGTGACCCCCGTCGCCTGA
- a CDS encoding CGNR zinc finger domain-containing protein: MVFAHDTASALVSAAALANAVEPPRTITSVADLDAFYREQGYTGRHDRTTAELDAVLALAPRLRALLLADRDDAPDLVNAALAETRAVPRLVRHDPEDWHVHAVPDDAPLATRILVETAMAMIDVVRADAHDRIGTCADDTCEGVVVDLSRNRSRRYCSTTCTNRNAQAALRARRAAEV; encoded by the coding sequence ATGGTCTTCGCGCATGACACCGCGTCCGCGCTCGTGTCCGCCGCCGCCCTCGCCAACGCCGTCGAACCCCCGCGGACGATCACCTCCGTCGCGGACCTCGACGCCTTCTACCGCGAGCAGGGGTACACCGGACGCCACGACCGCACCACCGCCGAGCTCGACGCCGTCCTCGCCCTCGCCCCCCGGCTGCGCGCCCTGCTCCTCGCCGACCGCGACGACGCCCCCGACCTCGTCAACGCCGCCCTCGCCGAGACCCGCGCCGTGCCGCGCCTCGTCCGGCACGACCCCGAGGACTGGCACGTCCACGCCGTCCCCGACGACGCGCCCCTGGCCACCCGCATCCTCGTGGAGACCGCCATGGCGATGATCGACGTCGTGCGCGCCGACGCCCACGACCGCATCGGCACGTGCGCCGACGACACCTGCGAGGGTGTCGTCGTCGACCTGTCACGCAACCGGTCGCGCCGCTACTGCTCCACGACCTGCACCAACCGCAACGCCCAGGCCGCCCTGCGCGCGCGCCGCGCCGCCGAGGTCTGA
- a CDS encoding 3-methyladenine DNA glycosylase codes for MPPAPVSTPTASARVLPADVWHPRAQAHADRADDLTRVWREARERGEKHAIEDFLFTYYPTRVAQLRRWHPGAGTVLADADEHASWRWYRETTLPDGGSGAALDVAAFLADRGDTVAYVRALVGATASRPGSFGCFGLHEWAMVYRDARAGRDHRHPLPLRLGHDGTDAVVESHRIACSHFDAFRFFTPEARDRNLLAPTRERQPALEQPGCLHAGMDLYKWCLKLGPAVPGDLLLDAFELARDIRYTDMAAAPYDVSSYGVQPVAIETPEGKAEYVRRQRGFAERGQAVRARLLAVCDALA; via the coding sequence GTGCCTCCCGCCCCCGTCTCGACGCCGACGGCGTCCGCGCGCGTGCTGCCCGCCGACGTCTGGCACCCGCGGGCGCAGGCGCACGCCGACCGCGCCGACGACCTGACGCGCGTCTGGCGCGAGGCCCGCGAGCGCGGCGAGAAGCACGCGATCGAGGACTTCCTGTTCACCTACTACCCGACGCGGGTCGCGCAGCTACGCCGCTGGCACCCCGGCGCGGGCACGGTGCTGGCCGACGCCGACGAGCACGCGTCGTGGCGGTGGTACCGCGAGACGACCCTGCCCGACGGCGGCTCGGGCGCAGCGCTCGACGTCGCGGCGTTCCTCGCCGACCGCGGTGACACCGTGGCCTACGTGCGGGCGCTCGTCGGTGCGACGGCGTCCCGCCCGGGGTCGTTCGGCTGCTTCGGGCTGCACGAGTGGGCGATGGTCTACCGCGACGCGCGCGCCGGGCGGGACCACCGGCACCCGCTGCCGCTGCGGCTCGGCCACGACGGCACCGACGCCGTCGTCGAGTCGCACCGCATCGCCTGCTCCCACTTCGACGCGTTCCGGTTCTTCACGCCCGAGGCCCGGGACCGCAACCTGCTCGCCCCGACCCGCGAGCGCCAGCCCGCCCTGGAGCAGCCGGGCTGCCTGCACGCGGGCATGGACCTGTACAAGTGGTGCCTCAAGCTGGGGCCCGCGGTGCCGGGCGACCTGCTGCTGGACGCGTTCGAGCTGGCGCGCGACATCCGGTACACGGACATGGCGGCGGCGCCCTACGACGTGTCCTCGTACGGCGTGCAGCCGGTGGCCATCGAGACGCCGGAGGGCAAGGCGGAGTACGTGCGCCGTCAGCGCGGGTTCGCCGAGCGCGGCCAGGCGGTGCGGGCGCGGCTGCTGGCCGTGTGCGACGCGCTGGCCTGA
- a CDS encoding PhzF family phenazine biosynthesis protein has product MTHTLAFRQVDVFAPGPLTGNPLAVVHDADDLTDAEMAAFARWTNLSETTFLLAPTDPAADYRVRIWTPSGELPFAGHPTLGTAHAWLEAGGVAQAADGAGDLVQECGVGLVTVRPDSGRLAFGAPPLLRSGPVAPDDLADLARALRVAADDVVDAAWIDNGPGWVGVRLADAAAVLAVRPDPVAFGDWKVGVVGEHAAGEAAVEVRAFLPGDGGVVEDPVTGSLNAGLGQWLAGSVLPGEYVAAQGTVLGRRGRVHVRRDGAGTVWVGGDTRTTIAGTVTL; this is encoded by the coding sequence GTGACCCACACCCTCGCCTTCCGCCAGGTCGACGTGTTCGCGCCCGGCCCGCTCACCGGCAACCCGCTCGCCGTCGTGCACGACGCCGACGACCTCACCGACGCCGAGATGGCCGCGTTCGCCCGTTGGACGAACCTCTCGGAGACGACGTTCCTGCTGGCGCCGACGGACCCGGCCGCCGACTACCGGGTGCGGATCTGGACGCCGTCGGGCGAGCTCCCGTTCGCGGGCCACCCGACGCTCGGCACCGCGCACGCCTGGCTGGAGGCCGGGGGCGTGGCGCAGGCCGCCGACGGCGCCGGCGACCTCGTGCAGGAGTGCGGCGTCGGCCTGGTCACCGTGCGGCCCGACAGTGGCCGCCTCGCGTTCGGGGCGCCTCCGCTGCTCCGCTCCGGGCCGGTCGCGCCGGACGACCTCGCGGACCTCGCCCGCGCGCTGAGGGTCGCGGCCGACGACGTCGTGGACGCCGCGTGGATCGACAACGGTCCCGGCTGGGTCGGGGTGCGCCTCGCCGACGCCGCCGCGGTGCTCGCCGTCCGCCCCGACCCGGTCGCGTTCGGTGACTGGAAGGTCGGGGTCGTGGGGGAGCACGCCGCCGGCGAGGCGGCCGTCGAGGTCCGGGCGTTCCTCCCCGGCGACGGCGGGGTGGTGGAGGACCCGGTCACCGGCAGCCTCAACGCCGGGCTCGGCCAGTGGCTCGCCGGGTCGGTGCTGCCGGGCGAGTACGTCGCGGCGCAGGGCACCGTGCTCGGCCGTCGCGGGCGCGTGCACGTGCGCCGCGACGGCGCGGGCACCGTGTGGGTCGGCGGGGACACGCGGACCACGATCGCCGGCACCGTCACGCTCTGA
- a CDS encoding heparan-alpha-glucosaminide N-acetyltransferase domain-containing protein: MTLRDRLLGGPDRVVGLDVARGLAILGMFAAHVGSTDGAASWLEIADGRSSVLFALVAGVSLAVVSGGPRPLAGDRLVHARTRLLVRAVMLLVVVAVLDLLGTPVLLILGFYAAYFVLALPFLTWGPRRLAAAAALVAVVGPPIAYWGPEVLARAGLHLPDDGSGAVTDFVVTGHYPAVVWMAYVFAGMAIGRCDLTAPRLRERLLVGGLAATAVGYTVSGVLLSGLVIDVPGDVVAGPPGQLPGDVLVEAQVGATTSTAGAVHAWSDPWPTSWYLVQSGPHDDTFFEVLGSGGFAVAVLAACLFVRGVGAWALSPLAATGSMALTVYSAQIVAIWWWDLVGSATNGPLVVMVLVTLAAATAWRLALGRGPLERLVGWVSDRAVRA, translated from the coding sequence ATGACGCTGCGCGACCGCCTGCTCGGCGGGCCCGACCGGGTGGTGGGCCTCGACGTCGCGCGCGGGCTGGCGATCCTCGGCATGTTCGCCGCCCACGTCGGCTCGACCGACGGGGCCGCGTCGTGGCTGGAGATCGCCGACGGACGCTCCTCGGTCCTGTTCGCCCTCGTGGCCGGGGTGTCCCTCGCCGTCGTGTCGGGCGGGCCGCGCCCGCTCGCCGGGGACCGGCTCGTGCACGCCCGCACCCGGCTGCTGGTGCGGGCCGTGATGCTGCTGGTCGTCGTGGCGGTGCTCGACCTGCTGGGCACCCCCGTGCTGCTCATCCTCGGCTTCTACGCGGCCTACTTCGTCCTCGCGCTGCCGTTCCTCACCTGGGGGCCGCGCCGGCTCGCCGCGGCCGCGGCGCTGGTGGCCGTCGTCGGGCCGCCGATCGCCTACTGGGGGCCCGAGGTGCTGGCCCGCGCCGGGCTGCACCTGCCCGACGACGGCTCGGGCGCCGTGACCGACTTCGTCGTCACCGGCCACTACCCCGCCGTCGTGTGGATGGCGTACGTGTTCGCCGGGATGGCGATCGGGCGCTGCGACCTCACGGCGCCGAGGCTGCGGGAGCGGCTGCTCGTGGGCGGGCTGGCGGCGACCGCGGTGGGCTACACCGTGTCCGGGGTGCTGCTGAGCGGGCTGGTGATCGACGTGCCCGGGGACGTGGTCGCCGGCCCGCCCGGCCAGCTCCCCGGCGACGTCCTCGTCGAGGCGCAGGTCGGGGCGACCACCAGCACGGCCGGCGCCGTGCACGCCTGGTCCGACCCGTGGCCCACCTCCTGGTACCTCGTGCAGTCCGGCCCCCACGACGACACGTTCTTCGAGGTGCTCGGCTCCGGCGGCTTCGCCGTCGCCGTGCTCGCCGCCTGCCTGTTCGTCCGGGGCGTCGGCGCGTGGGCGCTGTCGCCGCTGGCCGCCACCGGGTCGATGGCGCTGACCGTCTACTCCGCGCAGATCGTCGCGATCTGGTGGTGGGACCTCGTGGGCTCGGCGACCAACGGGCCGCTGGTCGTCATGGTGCTGGTGACGCTGGCGGCGGCCACGGCCTGGCGGCTCGCGCTGGGCCGGGGCCCGCTGGAGCGGCTGGTGGGGTGGGTGAGCGACCGAGCGGTCAGAGCGTGA
- a CDS encoding methyltransferase domain-containing protein, with the protein MNAATDPGPDFPDPPSLGSPVEGPSSGEPSGAALSDAIEAPSTHHTVPSQESESYTHGHHESVLRAHRARTAQNSAGFLLPHLKDDLRLLDVGCGPGTVTVDLARVLAGGEVVGVDASATVLDAARSHAEALGAQNVHFEQANAYELPFDDDSFDVVYAHQLLQHLSDPVAALREMKRVTKPGGLVAVRDADYAAMAWYPESPGLTEWNTLYHEVTHAYGFQPDAGRRLFSWVQQAGFDVAGAVPGASSWCYATPTDRQWWGQVWAERCVESNFARQAVESNLADDVALEQLAQDWLAWAQAPDGWFAVLHGEVLARA; encoded by the coding sequence ATGAACGCAGCGACCGACCCCGGACCCGACTTCCCGGACCCGCCGAGCCTGGGCAGCCCCGTCGAGGGACCCTCGAGCGGGGAGCCGTCGGGTGCGGCGTTGTCGGACGCGATCGAGGCGCCCAGCACCCACCACACGGTCCCCAGCCAGGAGTCCGAGTCGTACACGCACGGCCACCACGAGTCCGTGCTGCGCGCCCACCGGGCCCGCACCGCGCAGAACTCCGCCGGGTTCCTGCTGCCGCACCTCAAGGACGACCTGCGGCTCCTCGACGTCGGCTGCGGGCCGGGCACCGTGACAGTCGACCTGGCGCGCGTCCTCGCGGGCGGCGAGGTCGTCGGCGTCGACGCCTCGGCCACCGTGCTCGACGCCGCCCGCTCGCACGCCGAGGCGCTCGGCGCGCAGAACGTGCACTTCGAGCAGGCCAACGCCTACGAGCTGCCGTTCGACGACGACTCCTTCGACGTCGTCTACGCCCACCAGCTCCTGCAGCACCTGTCCGACCCCGTCGCCGCGCTGCGCGAGATGAAGCGCGTGACGAAGCCGGGCGGGCTCGTGGCCGTGCGCGACGCCGACTACGCCGCGATGGCCTGGTACCCGGAGTCGCCGGGGCTGACGGAGTGGAACACGCTCTACCACGAGGTCACGCACGCCTACGGGTTCCAGCCCGACGCCGGGCGGCGCCTGTTCTCCTGGGTGCAGCAGGCCGGGTTCGACGTCGCCGGGGCGGTGCCCGGCGCGTCGTCGTGGTGCTACGCCACCCCGACCGACCGGCAGTGGTGGGGCCAGGTGTGGGCCGAGCGCTGCGTCGAGTCGAACTTCGCGCGCCAGGCCGTCGAGTCCAACCTTGCCGACGACGTGGCCCTGGAGCAGCTCGCCCAGGACTGGCTCGCCTGGGCGCAGGCGCCCGACGGCTGGTTCGCAGTCCTGCACGGCGAGGTGCTGGCGCGCGCCTGA